The following proteins are encoded in a genomic region of [Eubacterium] hominis:
- a CDS encoding suppressor of fused domain protein: MSYEEFVEKAEKDEEWAPGWEAIDEVFDHLYPNQQPKHFATNMTARAMFGGNEYLDGYSIYTSANGYQHIVTYGMTNLYFEKDKYGQEWNRWGYEMTMKLPVEDVQDCMWALDVLSNMARYTYTTNRFFEPYQLIGNKGQPIKLHTDTAITALLTIADTEAHGVDTVYGRTDFIQLVGITQPEYEMLSNNVPRIKEFVEKLRKKYPNLETDLNRTESIVF, translated from the coding sequence ATGTCTTATGAAGAATTTGTTGAAAAAGCAGAAAAAGATGAAGAATGGGCACCTGGATGGGAAGCGATTGATGAAGTATTTGATCATCTGTATCCAAATCAACAGCCAAAGCATTTTGCCACAAATATGACAGCCCGTGCAATGTTTGGTGGTAATGAATATCTGGATGGATATTCTATTTACACTTCCGCCAATGGTTATCAGCATATCGTTACTTATGGAATGACAAATCTTTATTTTGAAAAGGATAAATATGGGCAGGAATGGAATCGATGGGGTTATGAAATGACAATGAAACTGCCTGTAGAAGATGTTCAGGATTGTATGTGGGCACTAGATGTGCTATCTAATATGGCTCGATATACATACACAACCAATCGTTTCTTTGAACCTTATCAATTAATTGGAAATAAAGGGCAGCCTATCAAATTACATACCGATACTGCCATTACAGCACTACTTACCATCGCAGATACGGAGGCTCATGGTGTAGATACCGTTTATGGTAGAACGGATTTCATTCAATTGGTTGGGATTACACAACCTGAATATGAAATGCTAAGCAACAATGTGCCAAGAATCAAAGAATTTGTGGAGAAATTACGTAAAAAATATCCTAATCTGGAAACTGATTTGAATCGAACAGAATCTATAGTATTTTAA